Proteins encoded by one window of Elaeis guineensis isolate ETL-2024a chromosome 12, EG11, whole genome shotgun sequence:
- the LOC105054855 gene encoding chlorophyllase-1: MASEIINKPSATAVSVFDYGKLYVDTIPVKQGDESSPPKDILVVSPKVAGTYTVVLFIQGYLLSNTYYTQLLQHVASHGFIVVAPQSIVLSPYSEEDITSAAAVTNWLPAGLQSVLPTGVEPNLDKLALAGHSRGGHAAFSLALGHAETKLKFSLLMGIDPVAGPSKCCQIPPKILTYKPSSFELEIPVLVMGTGLGSEQKNILFPPCAPDGVNHKEFYNECKPPCYHIVVTDYGHLDMLNDTAPKITKCVCKNGTNCREIMRKTTGGIMTAFLKAYLLDLEGDLKAIVDDPQFAPTKLYPVSYRLE; encoded by the exons atggccTCCGAGATTATTAACAAGCCGTCAGCAACGGCTGTCTCAGTATTTGATTACGGGAAGCTATATGTGGATACGATCCCAGTGAAGCAAGGTGATGAATCCTCTCCACCAAAGGATATTCTGGTAGTCTCTCCTAAGGTTGCCGGGACCTACACGGTTGTTCTCTTCATCCAGGGTTACCTTCTCTCTAACACATACTATACCCAGCTCCTGCAACATGTTGCCTCTCATGGATTCATTGTGGTTGCACCACAG TCCATCGTCCTATCACCTTACTCCGAAGAAGACATCACCTCGGCAGCTGCCGTCACCAACTGGCTACCTGCTGGGCTCCAATCCGTGCTCCCCACCGGAGTCGAACCCAACCTTGACAAGCTTGCTCTAGCCGGACACAGCAGAGGTGGCCATGCAGCCTTCTCTCTGGCACTTGGCCATGCGGAAACCAAGCTAAAATTCTCTCTACTAATGGGTATCGACCCTGTGGCTGGACCTAGCAAGTGTTGCCAAATCCCTCCTAAAATCCTCACCTACAAGCCCTCCTCCTTTGAACTAGAGATCCCGGTCTTGGTGATGGGGACCGGGCTGGGATCGGAACAAAAAAATATACTTTTCCCTCCTTGTGCACCAGATGGAGTTAACCATAAGGAGTTCTACAATGAGTGCAAGCCACCATGCTACCATATTGTGGTCACGGACTATGGTCATCTGGATATGTTAAATGATACTGCTCCCAAGATTACCAAGTGTGTGTGCAAGAATGGGACTAACTGTAGAGAGATCATGAGGAAGACTACTGGGGGGATTATGACTGCGTTTTTAAAGGCTTATTTGCTAGATCTGGAAGGAGATCTCAAGGCTATAGTGGATGATCCTCAGTTTGCCCCAACTAAGCTTTACCCAGTTTCTTACCGTCTGGAATGA